Proteins encoded together in one Juglans regia cultivar Chandler chromosome 9, Walnut 2.0, whole genome shotgun sequence window:
- the LOC109022197 gene encoding 54S ribosomal protein L51, mitochondrial: MALRGVWQLQKLIVSYSDWGGSSRGIGALMDSHLPAFREKNPRLEVVTELIRGQHPHLKGFYRNKNERVICVKNMDPEDILLHATRLRNALGRKAVKLKTRHVTKHPSVQGTWTTDVKF, from the exons ATGGCTTTGAGAGGTGTTTGGCAACTACAAAAGCTGATTGTGAGCTATTCTGATTGGGGTGGAAGTAGCAGGGGCATCGG GGCATTAATGGACTCACATCTACCGGCATTTAGAGAGAAAAATCCTCGGTTAGAAGTTGTCACTGAACTCATTCGTGGTCAGCATCCGCATTTGAAAGGCTTTTACC GGAACAAAAATGAGCGGGTGATATGTGTGAAGAATATGGATCCGGAAGACATCCTTCTACATGCAACCCGGTTAAGGAATGCATTGGGAAGAAAGGCGGTGAAATTGAAGACAAGACACGTAACCAAACACCCTAGTGTTCAGGGTACATGGACAACGGACGTCAAATTTTGA